The DNA sequence GCAGAGGCGGCTCACTTCCTCTTTCACATCCCGGAGGTGCTTTTCATCCTCCCGGTTTCCCAGGATCTCGACGATCAGGCGGGCAACCGTCCGCATTTCTTCTTCTTTCATGCCCCGGGTGGTCAGAGCGGGCGTGCCGATCCGAATTCCACTGGTCACCATGGGACCGCGGGTATCGAAGGGAATGCCGTTCTTATTGACGGTGATTCCTGCCGAATCCAGCCGTTCCTGGGCTTCTTTGCCTGTTATGCCCTTATCGGTTAAATCCACCAGGAGCAGATGGTTATCCGTTCCCCCGGAAACGAGACGGTACCCAAGCCGGACCAGCTCCTCGGCCATCGCCTGGGCATTTTTTACGATCTGCCTCTGGTATTCCTTGAATTCTTCCGTCAGGGCCTCCTTGAAGGCCACCGCCTTGGCGGCAATGGTGTGCATCAACGGCCCGCCCTGGATGCCGGGAAACACGCGGCTGCCAAGGGCCTTTTCATAGGGAGACTGGCACATGACCAGTCCCCCACGGGGACCGCGAAGGGTCTTGTGGGTTGTCGAAGTTACGTATTCGCACACGGGAACCGGAGAGGGGTGAAGGCCCGCCGCCACCAGACCGGCGATATGGGCGATGTCGGCCACAATCAGCGCGCCTACCTGATCGGCAATGGCCCGGAATTTCTCAAATTCGATGATCCGGGAATAGGCGCTTGCCCCGACGACGATCAGCTTGGGTTTGTGCTGCCGGGCAAGGTCTTCCACCTCGTTGAAATCAATACGTTCGGTCTCGCGGTCGACGCCGTAGGGAATCACGTTGTATAATTTTCCGGAAAAGTTGGCGGGACTGCCGTGAGACAGATGACCGCCATGGGCGAGATTCATCCCCAGGATCGTGTCTCCCACCTGCAGAGCGGCAAAATAAACCGCCATGTTGGCCTGAGTTCCAGAGTGGGGCTGCACATTGACATAATCTGCGCCGAAGAGCTTCTTGCAGCGCTCGATCGCCAGATTCTCCGCCACATCAACATACTCACAACCGCCGTAGTATCGTTTACCCGGATATCCTTCCGCGTATTTATTGGTCATGGGACTTCCCTGGGCCTCGAGAACCGCCTCGCTGACAAAGTTCTCCGACGCGATGAGCTCCAGTTTTTCCGCCTGCCTCCGGGTTTCCAGCAGGATGGCCTCCGCGATTTCAGGATCGGTTTTGATTAACGCTGACATGACGGTAATATCCTCTTTTCTCTAATTTTAAATCCTGTTTTTATCGAACGTTCTTCCCCGCCAGGGAGCCGGCGATAGAAAATTTCCGTCCTCCGTATTGACCCTGGCCTCCTACGGACCGAAGCCGTCCCTTCCGGACTCAAGGGCCCGAATCTTATCCAGACGCCCCTGATGACGTCCCCCTTCAAAGGGGGTTTCCAGCCAGACTTCAGCAATCTTTCGAGCCGTCTCCGGGTCAGTCTTCCTGCCGGCAAAGATCAGGACATTGGCATCGTTGTGGAGACGGCTCAGGCGGGCCGTCTCGGTATCGAGACACACGGCAGCGCGGATACCGGGAAACTTGTTGGCCACAATGGCCATGCCGACCCCCGATCCGCAGACCAGTATCCCTCGGGAGAAAAGGCCTGACGCGACGGATTTTGCCACCACCGCCCCAAAATCAGGGTAGTCCACGGAGGCTTCACTGTCCGTTCCGATATCCGACACAACCCAGCCACTTTCCTCCAGAAAAGACTTGATGTTTTCCTTCAGACAAAAGCCGGCATGGTCGGCACCGATGATGATTGTTTGATCCATGAAATCTACTCGAAATATTTCTTTAAGATGACCGTTGCATTCACACCGCCAAAGCCGAAGGTGTTGGACATGGCGATCCGGATATCGCCCTGCCGGGCCGAACCGGGAACAAAATCGAGATTGCAGGCGGGATCAGGCTGCTCAAGATTGATTGTGGGAGGTATGATGCCTGTCTCCAGCGCCTTTGCCGTAAGGATGGCTTCCACACTCCCTGTCGCGCCCAAGAGGTGACCGGTCATGGATTTTGTCGAGCTGACCGGAAGCCGGCTGTT is a window from the Syntrophus gentianae genome containing:
- the rpiB gene encoding ribose 5-phosphate isomerase B, which translates into the protein MDQTIIIGADHAGFCLKENIKSFLEESGWVVSDIGTDSEASVDYPDFGAVVAKSVASGLFSRGILVCGSGVGMAIVANKFPGIRAAVCLDTETARLSRLHNDANVLIFAGRKTDPETARKIAEVWLETPFEGGRHQGRLDKIRALESGRDGFGP
- the glyA gene encoding serine hydroxymethyltransferase — protein: MSALIKTDPEIAEAILLETRRQAEKLELIASENFVSEAVLEAQGSPMTNKYAEGYPGKRYYGGCEYVDVAENLAIERCKKLFGADYVNVQPHSGTQANMAVYFAALQVGDTILGMNLAHGGHLSHGSPANFSGKLYNVIPYGVDRETERIDFNEVEDLARQHKPKLIVVGASAYSRIIEFEKFRAIADQVGALIVADIAHIAGLVAAGLHPSPVPVCEYVTSTTHKTLRGPRGGLVMCQSPYEKALGSRVFPGIQGGPLMHTIAAKAVAFKEALTEEFKEYQRQIVKNAQAMAEELVRLGYRLVSGGTDNHLLLVDLTDKGITGKEAQERLDSAGITVNKNGIPFDTRGPMVTSGIRIGTPALTTRGMKEEEMRTVARLIVEILGNREDEKHLRDVKEEVSRLCRDFPLYAGRI